The Candidatus Aminicenantes bacterium genome includes the window GCCATCTGGGCCCCCTGGGCGAAGGCCGGCACGGTGCTCGTGGCCAGGGTCCGGGTCAGAAAGGTCAGCGGGTCAAAGTAGCCCAGCAGGTCGAGGGTGAAGACAGCGCTGACCAGGACAAAAGCGAGGACGAGGTATTTCCAGGCCAGCCCGCCCTCGGCCGGCTTGCGCGGGCGCCGCAGCTTGGTCACCCGGAAAAGCCAGCTCGCGGCCTGGTGGACGGTTCCCAGCGGGCAGACCCAGCCGCAGACGACCCGGCCGAAGAGCACGGTCACGAGCAGGGTCACCGCCGCCCAGGCGAAGGCCGCCAGGAGCGTGCGGGCGGCGATCGCGACCGCGGCCGCGATCAGGGGGTCGAAATGAAAGAAGATTTCAACGTTGCCGATGTAGTCCTGGCCGGCGAAGTGGGCCGAGAAAAAGAGCCACAGGAAGAGTCCGAAAAAGCCCGCCTGGCTGAGGATCCGCAGAGCGCGCAGGGCGCGGTGTTTCCTAGATCGTTCTTTTTTCAATGGCCATCTTCTCCAGGTCGATCCGGCCCAGGCCGCGCTGGGAGGCCAGCTTGAGGTAGACGAGGTCGGCCGGGGCGATGTCGAAGAAGGTCGCGCCCATGGCGTCGACGGCGACGCCGTCGCGCCCCGCGACCACCGTCTTCAGCAGCTTGGTGTCCGACGGCCTCCCGCCCTGCGGGCCGTTGCGGATCAGGATGCGGTAGGCGTCCAGCACCGTCAGCGTCGGCTTGAAGAATCCGTGCAGGTCGACCATGGCCTCGTCGAGCTTTTGGTGGAGCTGGTTGCGCGGGTCGCCGATGGCCCCCAGCCAGTTTTTCAGGCCCATGGTCACGCGGCATAGGCTATGGTGCTTGGCGATGGGCACGTTGATCAGCTTATCGGCTTCGACGAAGTCCTGGATGACGTCCCACTCCTTGAGCCACTCGCCTTTGATGGCCATTTTCTTGACCCGGCGGGGGTTGATGAACGGCACCTCGGCCCCGGCCGCCTTGGCCGCGGCCTGGATGCCCGAGCGGGCGTAGCAGCGCTGGGCCTGGTTGGTCGTGTTGTCCATGACCACGACCTTCTTGGCCCCGGCGGACAGGCTCATTTCGATGAGGGCCCGGACGACCTCCGGATTGGTGCAGGCCGCCATCTCGGGGGTGCGGTCCCATCCGATGTTCGGCTTGATCATAACCACGTCGCCCTTGGCCACGAACTTGGCCATACCGCCCAAGACCTCGATGGCGGCCTTGGTGATGGCGGCGGGGGATTCGCCCTGGACGAAGGCCAGGTCGGGAGCAGCCATGGCGCCCCCGGCCAGGAGCCGCGAGGCGGCGCCCGCGGCCAGGCTTCCGGCGGCGATATCTTTAAGGAATGCGCGTCTGTTCATGTCGTCATCCTTTGCCCAGCGATTTCCGGTACGCCAGGATGCCCTCGGCGATGCCCTCGGCGGCCTTTTGGCGGTAGGCCGCGTCGAGGAGGCGGGCCGCCTCCCCGGGGTTCGAAAAGTGCGACACTTCGACCAGGACGGCCGGCATGGCGCTCCCGATGAGGACCCAGAACGGGCCGCCCCGCGTCCCCAGATCCTTGACGTCGGAGTAGGAGCGGGAGAGGTATTGTACCAGATTGCCCTGGATTTTCTGAGCCAGCTCGCGCGACTCGAGCACCCGGCTGGCCTCGACCAGCTTCTTGATGATCGCCTCCATCTCGCCGATCGTCTTAGTGGTCGTGGCGTTCTCCCGGGCCGCCAGCTCGTTGACCCGGGGGTCGGGGCTGAAGTTGAGGTAGAACGTCTCGATGCCCCGGCGGCGGGTGTCGGCGAAGGCGTTGATGTGGATGGAGATGAACAGGTCGGCCTTTTTTTGGTTGGCCAGCACCGTCCGCGTCTCGAGCGGGACGAGGATGTCCGACTCCCGGGTCAGGATGACATCGAAGTTCCCGTTGGCCGCCAAGAGGGCCTTGAGCCGCAGGGAGATATCCAGGGCCGTCACTTTCTCCAGGTGGCCCTGGGCGTCGAGGCAGCCGGGATCGATTCCGCCGTGGCCGGGATCGATGACGATGGTCCGCACCCC containing:
- a CDS encoding DUF362 domain-containing protein; amino-acid sequence: MNRRAFLKDIAAGSLAAGAASRLLAGGAMAAPDLAFVQGESPAAITKAAIEVLGGMAKFVAKGDVVMIKPNIGWDRTPEMAACTNPEVVRALIEMSLSAGAKKVVVMDNTTNQAQRCYARSGIQAAAKAAGAEVPFINPRRVKKMAIKGEWLKEWDVIQDFVEADKLINVPIAKHHSLCRVTMGLKNWLGAIGDPRNQLHQKLDEAMVDLHGFFKPTLTVLDAYRILIRNGPQGGRPSDTKLLKTVVAGRDGVAVDAMGATFFDIAPADLVYLKLASQRGLGRIDLEKMAIEKRTI
- a CDS encoding N-acetylmuramoyl-L-alanine amidase, which codes for MIHRRRPTLALIAALASLVFTAAGQSLPPAGQADPRAEVYNLRSYTHANFTRLVLDIGVLREFVSAESKKDGLLTVDILQARLNPMVPTSVVPTGGDYIGGVRLLQKTATTVRLTAAVNFGRIKRTQVFPLQDPFRIVVDIYPLGPGEALDAPPAKVTQPAEPAAKKPQPATPSAAGYTLARQLGLGVRTIVIDPGHGGIDPGCLDAQGHLEKVTALDISLRLKALLAANGNFDVILTRESDILVPLETRTVLANQKKADLFISIHINAFADTRRRGIETFYLNFSPDPRVNELAARENATTTKTIGEMEAIIKKLVEASRVLESRELAQKIQGNLVQYLSRSYSDVKDLGTRGGPFWVLIGSAMPAVLVEVSHFSNPGEAARLLDAAYRQKAAEGIAEGILAYRKSLGKG